From the Mycoplasmatota bacterium genome, one window contains:
- the rpmG gene encoding 50S ribosomal protein L33, producing the protein MRTKIILVCTECLSRNYTADKNKLISTERLEIKKFCRHCNKHTLHKETK; encoded by the coding sequence ATGAGAACAAAAATTATTTTAGTATGTACTGAATGTCTCTCGCGAAATTATACCGCTGATAAGAATAAATTAATTTCAACAGAACGTTTAGAAATTAAAAAGTTTTGTAGGCATTGTAATAAACATACCTTACATAAAGAAACTAAGTAG